A stretch of the Gossypium hirsutum isolate 1008001.06 chromosome D07, Gossypium_hirsutum_v2.1, whole genome shotgun sequence genome encodes the following:
- the LOC107925862 gene encoding chromatin modification-related protein EAF1 B isoform X6 translates to MHGCSLGSALLLNAEVDSMGGVVDSGVDIGVKTSLRRAAIEKAQAELRQEYVVREERRRELEFLEKGGNPLDFKFGNAASVSVQSTSLTNQQAEHLVTSDAKGSFAPTASPHGDSVESSGRPGIPAVCEPSSADSLLLFSGENELPEGERKSMNSRKWNTVFPSEQSSRMDGAQNTKESEDSAIFRPYARRNRSKINRDGARSSPKDIVQGRGGHGPCLPAHVASKDVKALTSETNNQKGKNIHCVDATKLTTSDGDLASKMITSDNQFNMAFDGGQATEETTDQSKGDISESKVDVTFSKSLIDDLHKETAQVEADKSPVNLVPAESDLVAGKEQGVSTGLEESPATGTTKAENGTGYNQQNGFGDAKRDEEKPIEGQNSSVAIGMKGLDSVSSCTQNSLRLDVNNDKDVYINPKNVDSNGKLVEQTSEKEESLNLAVGEMARQNSEIKAVDNVAVVLDTYRSVIQNDSLNDSTVKVVEETRSELQNEVSCLSNDEAQRSSHAVSEAEREVSTVPGDNSNSYKENFSSSLPQGKMDNTICEIPDTTLLGITSIAIPDTQASLDNHVKVVDKAHEDSVMEEAGIIEAKRKRIAELSVASLSMENCQKSHWDFVLEEMAWLANDFAQERLWKMTAAAQICRRVTFTLRLQLEEKNQYWKLRKAALILANAVMDFWHSAQLLLNSRDLGPKNCGYDLVGSQADEVLKNNNAELDMVLVILMDFYWSLRIQIRSSSSTLEMTMNLLFRIFDSSIMDSSWDEHLTEESLFYAVPSGAMETYRRSIEFYLVQTEKIESNVQEVVETSAYDAGAEFPYGNFVYDEDEGETSMYYLPGAFQGSKSSKLNQKKRTMKIMKSYPPARSYEMGSDLPYGNCAQQSTLMGKRPASGLNVGPIPTKRVRTGPRQRVLSLFSCAAAAGGLQAPTKTDASSGDNNSFQDDQSTLNGGFQIEKSTEVESVGNFERQLQNDRAEPPTKAKKKKKTKNLGSAYDEGWQLESTHNELGNYSKKRPESSHFDSNGTSGLFGQHNAKKLKIMKQQLDNTFDITSNGSIPSPVGSQMSNMSNSSKIIRLMHGSDKSRKAKTPKMSAAQPGSSTPWSLLEDQALVVLVHDMGPNWDLVSDAINSTLQLKCIFLKPKECKERYKILMDRSGDGADSADDLMSSQSYPPTLPGIPKGSARQLFQRLQGPVEEETLKSHFEKIILVGKKQHYRRCQHDNQDLKQIVPVHNSHVMSLSQVCPNNLNGGVLTPLDFCDAPASSKDVLPLGYQASSLAISNQGAVGPRLPASGANSSLQGSSNAVLGSNLSSPSATLDASVRDGRFGVPRTSLPADEQHRVQQHSPVLSGRNVQQSKLTLPGAISGSDRGVLMLAGGNGVGMMCGINRNMPMSRPGFQGMVSSTMLNSGSMLSSNLVGMPSPGNMHSGPGSGQGNSTLRPRDTIHMMQPGHSPENQRQMVVPELQLHIQENSQGIAAFNGLTSAYPNQSTPSPVQSYPGQPQKSHGLNNSLQGSNGSQQQAYAMRLAKERQRQQQQQQQSHMHQQHQKFAVSNALKPHVRPQTQLPVSSLQSSSQIQSPASTQAVSLSPLTPSTPITPMSLHQQQKNHLVPRGLGRSSRPGASGLNNQIGQQQQRQLQQQQFQQSGRHHPQQRQQTQSQQQAKLLKGAGRGNMQVHQNLSVDPSPLNGLSMASSNQAAEKGEQMMHLMQGQGLYSGSVMSPVQPSKPPVSSQSMNHSQPQKKLLSGAVPPSTKYLQQMAAHSDNSSQVQVSTAPSGHTQSDVHQSVLPAAMGPNCQHLQLQSQSHKKQVNQSQPTVKRMIQQNQQVNSDPSSKSQAEPAQADQQPMSNASLMGTATTMAMPQAAIDSADNVSVVSPSVGPQWKPSESVCDLGLPNVATQVGSMGSPPHPNSARSDSLPSVSQVLGKRQLSGSLPSNGSTDGAQWPQQPQIQQSSTLPPSQQPYQQLQNQHSLLPQQQPLQQQSQQQTLHLQTVQGSLYYRPSNSKLE, encoded by the exons ATGCATGGATGCAGCTTGGGATCTGCATTGTTATTAAATGCTGAGGTTGATTCTATGGGAGGGGTTGTTGACAGTGGAGTTGACATTGGTGTCAAGACCTCCCTGCGTAGAGCAGCTATTGAGAAGGCTCAAGCAGAGCTTAG GCAGGAGTATGTTGTTCGTGAGGAAAGGAGAAGGGAACTAGAGTTTCTTGAGAAA GGTGGCAATCcgttggatttcaaatttggcaATGCAGCTTCAGTTAGTGTCCAGTCTACTTCTCTCACTAATCAGCAAGCAGAACATTTGGTTACCAG TGATGCAAAAGGTAGTTTTGCACCCACTGCCTCACCTCATGGTGATTCCGTAGAGAGTAGTGGAAGACCAGGGATTCCTGCAGTTTGTGAACCCAGTAGTGCTGACAGTCTCTTACTATTTTCTGGTGAAAATGAGTTGCCTGAAGGTGAAAGGAAGTCTATGAATTCTCGTAAGTGGAATACTGTTTTTCCATCAGAGCAATCTTCTCGAATGGATGGAGCTCAAAATACCAAGGAATCAGAAGATTCTGCTATTTTTCGCCCATATGCTCGAAGGAACAGGTCCAAAATAAATCGAGATGGAGCACGATCTAGTCCAAAAGATATTGTTCAGGGTCGAGGTGGTCATGGCCCTTGTTTACCTGCTCATGTAGCATCGAAGGATGTGAAGGCTTTGACTTCTGAAACAAATAACCAAAAGGGAAAGAACATACATTGTGTCGATGCCACAAAATTGACAACTTCAGATGGTGATTTGGCTTCAAAGATGATAACTTCTGATAATCAGTTCAACATGGCGTTTGATGGTGGTCAGGCTACAGAAGAAACAACGGATCAATCAAAAGGTGATATATCCGAAAGCAAGGTTGATGTCACATTTTCTAAAAGCTTGATCGATGACCTGCATAAGGAAACTGCTCAAGTTGAGGCTGATAAATCTCCAGTTAACTTGGTTCCTGCAGAGTCTGATCTTGTTGCAGGGAAGGAGCAGGGAGTTTCAACTGGTCTTGAAGAATCACCTGCAACAGGTACAACAAAAGCTGAAAATGGAACTGGTTATAACCAGCAAAATGGGTTTGGTGATGCCAAAAGAGATGAGGAAAAACCAATTGAAGGGCAAAATAGCAGTGTGGCAATAGGGATGAAGGGATTAGATTCAGTGTCCTCTTGCACTCAAAACAGTTTAAGATTAGATGTAAATAATGATAAAGATGTATATATAAATCCAAAAAATGTTGATTCTAATGGAAAGCTCGTGGAGCAAACATCAGAAAAAGAGGAGTCACTAAACTTAGCTGTTGGTGAAATGGCAAGACAAAACAGTGAGATTAAGGCTGTTGATAATGTTGCTGTTGTTCTTGATACTTATAGATCTGTGATTCAAAATGACTCTCTGAATGATTCTACTGTCAAAGTGGTGGAAGAAACTAGATCTGAATTGCAAAATGAGGTGAGCTGTCTATCCAATGATGAGGCACAACGAAGTAGTCATGCTGTATCAGAAGCTGAAAGGGAAGTTAGTACTGTGCCAGGTGATAATTCTAACTCCTACAAGGAAAACTTTTCGTCTAGTTTGCCTCAAGGTAAAATGGACAACACTATTTGTGAGATTCCTGACACAACTTTGTTAGGAATAACCTCTATTGCTATTCCTGACACTCAAGCTAGTTTGGATAATCATGTGAAAGTGGTGGACAAGGCACATGAAGATTCCGTTATGGAAGAGGCAGGGATTATAGAG GCTAAGCGGAAAAGAATTGCAGAGTTATCTGTTGCTAGCTTATCTATGGAGAACTGCCAAAAATCTCACTGGGACTTTGTTCTTGAGGAAATGGCATGGTTGGCAAATGATTTTGCTCAG GAGCGTCTTTGGAAGATGACTGCTGCTGCTCAAATATGTAGACGTGTTACTTTTACTTTGCGATTGCAACTTGAAGAAAAGAATCAGTATTGGAAACTCAGAAAAGCAGCTTTAATCCTAGCTAATGCTGTCATGGACTTTTGGCATTCAGCACAGTTGCTTCTAAATAGTAGGGATCTTGGTCCAAAAAACTGTGGCTATGATCTAGTGGGATCACAGGCTGATGAAGTTCTTAAGAACAACAATGCAGAACTTGATATGGTACTGGTTATATTGATGGACTTCTATTGGTCTTTAAG GATACAAATAAGGAGCAGCAGCAGCACCCTGGAAATGACAATGAACTTGCTATTCAG GATATTTGACTCAAGCATTATGGACAGCTCTTGGGATGAACACCTAACTGAA GAAAGCCTCTTCTATGCAGTTCCTTCAGGTGCTATGGAAACCTACCGAAGATCTATTGAATTTTATTTGGTACAGACTGAG AAAATTGAGAGTAACGTGCAAGAGGTGGTTGAAACATCTGCTTATGATGCTGGAGCCG AGTTTCCATATGGCAACTTTGTGTATGATGAGGATGAAGGAGAAACAAGTATGTATTATTTGCCTGGAGCCTTTCAAGGTAGCAAATCGTCAAAACTAAACCAGAAGAAGCGGACaatgaaaattatgaaatcatATCCTCCTGCAAGATCATATGAAATGGGTTCTGATTTGCCTTATGGAAACTGTGCTCAACAATCAACCTTAATGGGTAAAAGGCCTGCCAGTGGTCTAAATGTTGGTCCAATTCCAACGAAACGTGTTCGCACTGGTCCCAGGCAGAGGGTTTTAAGTCTTTTTAGCTGTGCAGCTGCTGCTGGGGGTTTACAAGCTCCAACAAAAACAGATGCTTCTAGTGGAGATAATAATTCTTTTCAGGATGATCAGAGTACTTTGAATGGAGGATTCCAGATTGAGAAAAGCACAGAGGTTGAATCAGTTGGGAACTTTGAAAGGCAGCTACAAAATGACCGTGCAGAACCACCAACAAAagctaaaaagaagaaaaaaaccaaGAATCTT GGTTCTGCATATGATGAGGGTTGGCAACTTGAATCTACTCATAATGAACTG GGGAATTATTCCAAAAAGAGACCTGAGagttctcattttgattctaatgGAACCAGCG GTTTATTTGGGCAACATAATGCCAAGAAGCTGAAGATAATGAAGCAACAGCTAGATAACACTTTTGACATCACTTCAAATGGATCAATCCCTTCACCAGTAGGGTCCCAGATGAGTAACATGTCCAACTCCAGCAAAATCATCAGATTAATGCATGGTTCTGACAAGAGTAGAAAAGCCAAAACACCCAAG ATGTCTGCTGCTCAGCCTGGTTCTAGTACTCCATGGTCATTACTTGAAGATCAG GCACTTGTTGTCCTTGTACATGACATGGGTCCAAATTGGGATCTCGTAAGTGATGCCATCAACAGTACCCTTCAACTTAAG TGCATATTTCTCAAGCCTAAAGAATGTAAGGAACGCTACAAGATTTTAATGGATAGGAGTGGAGATGGAGCTGACAGTGCTGATGATTTAATGTCTTCTCAGTCATATCCACCCACATTACCTGGCATTCCAAAG GGAAGTGCTAGACAGTTGTTTCAACGTCTGCAAGGGCCAGTAGAAGAGGAGACTCTTAAGtctcattttgaaaaaattatactTGTTGGCAAGAAACAGCACTACCGGCGATGTCAG CATGATAACCAGGATTTGAAGCAGATAGTGCCGGTCCACAATTCTCATGTTATGTCTCTTTCACAAGTCTGCCCAAATAACCTAAATGGAGGGGTTCTAAC GCCTCTCGATTTTTGTGATGCCCCTGCATCAAGCAAAGATGTTCTTCCCCTAGGATATCAGGCTAGTAGTTTAGCAATATCGAATCAAGGAGCTGTGGGACCAAGGCTTCCTGCATCTGGAGCAAATTCGTCGCTGCAGGGATCTTCTAATGCGGTTCTTGGCAGTAATTTATCATCACCCTCTGCTACACTCGATGCTTCTGTGAG GGATGGTAGATTTGGTGTTCCAAGAACATCTTTGCCAGCTGATGAGCAGCATAGAGTGCAGCAACATAGTCCAGTCTTATCTGGCAGGAATGTCCAGCAGTCCAAATTGACTCTCCCTGGGGCTATTTCTGGGTCAGATCGTGGGGTTCTTATGCTGGCTGGTGGAAATGGTGTGGGCATGATGTGTGGAATAAATAGAAACATGCCAATGTCAAGGCCAGGCTTTCAAGGAATGGTATCATCAACAATGCTAAATTCTGGCAGCATGCTCTCCTCCAATTTGGTGGGAATGCCTAGCCCTGGAAATATGCACTCTGGACCAGGTTCTGGTCAAGGAAACTCTACATTGAGACCTCGGGATACCATTCACATGATGCAA CCTGGTCACAGTCCAGAGAACCAGAGGCAAATGGTGGTACCTGAGCTCCAACTGCACATTCAAGAGAACAGCCAGGGAATTGCTGCCTTCAATGGGTTGACTTCTGCTTACCCTAATCAATCAACCCCATCACCTGTTCAGTCATATCCAGGTCAACCCCAGAAGTCCCATGGGCTGAACAACTCTCTTCAGGGTTCTAATGGGTCACAGCAGCAAGCATATGCCATGCGCCTTGCTAAAGAAAGGCAaaggcagcagcagcagcagcagcagtctCATATGCATCAGCAACATCAAAAGTTTGCTGTATCTAATGCTTTGAAGCCACATGTCCGACCTCAGACTCAACTTCCTGTATCTTCTCTTCAGAGTAGTTCCCAGATTCAATCTCCAGCTTCAACTCAGGCAGTATCGCTTTCCCCTCTAACACCATCTACGCCAATAACTCCTATGTCATTACATCAGCAACAAAAAAACCACTTGGTGCCTCGTGGGCTTGGTAGGAGTTCCCGACCTGGTGCTAGTGGGTTGAACAATCAGATAGGCCAGCAACAACAGCGGCAGCTTCAACAACAGCAGTTTCAACAATCTGGAAGGCACCACCCTCAGCAACGGCAACAAACACAATCTCAGCAGCAAGCTAAACTTTTGAAGGGAGCAGGGAGGGGGAACATGCAGGTGCATCAGAACCTTTCTGTTGATCCTTCTCCTCTGAATGGCCTTAGCATGGCCTCTAGCAACCAAGCTGCTGAGAAAGGAGAGCAGATGATGCACTTAATGCAAGGTCAGGGCCTGTATTCTGGGTCTGTTATGAGCCCTGTCCAACCATCTAAACCTCCAGTTTCTTCTCAGTCCATGAATCATTCCCAGCCACAGAAAAAGCTACTTTCTGGGGCAGTACCCCCTTCTACAAAGTATCTCCAGCAGATGGCTGCACATTCTGATAATAGTTCTCAAGTTCAGGTTTCCACAGCGCCTTCTGGTCATACACAATCAGATGTGCATCAGTCTGTCCTGCCAGCAGCTATGGGTCCAAACTGCCAGCACTTGCAGCTACAGTCACAATCACATAAAAAGCAAGTTAATCAAAGCCAGCCTACTGTTAAAAGGATGATTCAGCAGAATCAACAAGTGAATTCTGATCCTTCCAGCAAATCTCAAGCTGAGCCAGCCCAAGCTGACCAACAGCCCATGAGTAATGCTTCACTTATGGGTACAGCCACAACAATGGCAATGCCTCAAGCTGCCATTGATTCAGCTGACAATGTATCGGTTGTTTCTCCCTCTGTTGGCCCTCAGTGGAAACCATCAGAATCAGTGTGTGATCTGGGTTTGCCAAATGTGGCCACTCAAGTGGGATCCATGGGGAGCCCTCCTCATCCAAATTCTGCTCGTAGTGATTCGCTACCTTCTGTCAGCCAAGTGTTAGGGAAGAGACAATTATCAGGTAGTCTACCCTCTAATGGGAGTACTGATGGGGCACAGTGGCCACAACAGCCACAGATACAACAATCTTCCACATTGCCACCATCTCAACAACCTTACCAGCAGTTACAAAATCAGCATAGTTTGCTGCCACAACAGCAGCCATTGCAACAGCAGTCGCAACAGCAAACTCTGCATCTACAAACAGTACAGGGCAGCTTGTATTACAGGCCTTCTAATTCTAAGCTGGAATGA